The following are encoded together in the Equus quagga isolate Etosha38 chromosome 1, UCLA_HA_Equagga_1.0, whole genome shotgun sequence genome:
- the LYZL4 gene encoding lysozyme-like protein 4: protein MKAFVVLSLIGYLVVPSGTAVLGRCVVAKKLHEGGLSNFEGYSLENWVCLAYFESKFNPMAVYENTRDGYTGFGLFQIRNNVWCDRGKNRCHVSCSALLNPNLQKTIECAKKIVKEKEGMRAWPSWSLNCQNSDTLARWLDGCKL from the exons ATGAAGGCTTTCGTGGTTCTGTCCCTCATTGGGTACCTGGTGGTTCCAAGTGGCACTGCTGTCTTGGGGCGCTGTGTGGTGGCTAAGAAGCTCCATGAAGGAGGCCTGAGTAATTTTGAGGGCTACAGCCTTGAAAACT GGGTGTGCCTGGCTTACTTTGAGAGCAAGTTCAACCCCATGGCTGTCTATGAGAACACGCGTGATGGCTACACCGGCTTCGGCCTCTTTCAGATCCGCAACAATGTCTGGTGCGACAGAGGCAAGAACCGCTGCCATGTGTCCTGCTCTG CTTTACTGAATCCGAATTTACAGAAGACAATTGAATGTGCCAAGaaaattgtaaaggaaaaagaagggatgAGAGCATG GCCCTCCTGGTCCCTGAACTGTCAGAACTCGGACACTCTGGCACGGTGGTTGGACGGATGCAAGCTGTAG